One window from the genome of Entelurus aequoreus isolate RoL-2023_Sb linkage group LG04, RoL_Eaeq_v1.1, whole genome shotgun sequence encodes:
- the abhd18 gene encoding protein ABHD18, with translation MGVSRLDVFYRRLLLTKLFIGGWGKPEDLKRIFEFRKVIADRERCKSLVPKDYPVYINKTEEHTDCYIHDGVFVSPLDHLVPGILPPEAVKARFQFIVPKRWQCNRPVCIHLAGTGDHFFWRRRTLMARPMIKEAGMASLLLENPYYGYRKPKDQRRSCLKNVSDLFVMGGALMLESSVLLHWLESEGYSPVGMTGISMGGYMSSLAVTNWPKPIPLIPCLSWSTASSVFTTGVLSKAVKWTELEKQYAINSVYEEEIINLLEYCGADSFKMTERNVKDSLRGSLEHELELPREVRVGPYCRPEGKIETGASLWIGERCGDNVERLLSVDNTKTTSDILPSAFEANRVISGTNLVKNCRPSLHRESISFMKGVMDECTHMANFSVPVDTSLIIVLQARKDAYVPRTGVLSLQEIWPGCEVRFLNGGHISAYLFKQSVFRQAIYDAFNRFCQKYPNMV, from the exons ATGGGTGTGAGTCGACTGGATGTTTTTTACAGAAGGCTGCTCCTCACCAAACTCTTCATCGGAGGATGGGGAAAACCTGAAGACCTGAAGAG AATCTTTGAGTTCCGTAAGGTGATAGCAGACAGGGAGAGGTGTAAATCTTTGGTGCCCAAGGACTACCCCGTTTATATCAACAAG ACAGAGGAGCACACAGATTGTTACATCCATGACGGTGTCTTCGTTTCACCTCTCGACCACTTGGTGCCTGGAATTCTGCCTCCAGAGGCCGTAAAAGCAAG GTTTCAGTTTATAGTTCCAAAGAGATGGCAATGCAACAGGCCAGTATGTATCCACCTGGCAGGCACTGGCGACCAT TTTTTCTGGCGTCGAAGGACTCTGATGGCCAGACCCATGATCAAAGAGGCAGGAATGGCTTCCCTACTTCTGGAGAACCCTTATT ATGGCTATCGTAAACCGAAGGACCAGAG GCGATCCTGTCTAAAAAATGTGTCAGACTTGTTTGTGATGGGAGGAGCTCTGATGTTGGAGTCCTCTGTGCTTCTTCATTGGCTGGAAAGTGAGGGTTACTCTCCTGTGGGAATGACGGGCATCTCTATGGGAGGATAT ATGTCATCATTAGCAGTGACGAATTGGCCGAAGCCCATCCCTCTTATTCCCTGCCTGTCCTGGTCTACTGCCTCCAGTGTATTCACCACG GGTGTGCTGAGTAAAGCAGTCAAATGGACGGAGCTGGAGAAGCAATATGCTATTAATTCTGTGTATGAAGAAGAGATAATTAATCTGTTGGAGTATTGTGGG GCGGACTCCTTCAAGATGACTGAAAGAAATGTGAAGGACTCTTTGAGGGGTTCTTTAGAGCATGAACTGGAGCTGCCGAGAGAAGTCCGAGTGGGTCCTTACTGCAGACCGGAAGGAAAGATAGAGACTGGAGCGAGCCTGTGGATTGGTGAACGTTGTGGAGACAATGTTGAGCGTTTATTATCAGTGGACAACACCAAAACAACTTCAGACATCTTACCCAG TGCGTTTGAAGCCAACAGAGTAATTAGTGGGACTAATTTGGTGAAAAACTGCCGACCGTCATTACACAGGGAGTCCATCAGCTTCATGAAGGGAGTAATGGACGAGTGTACACACATGGCCAACTTCTCTG TGCCTGTGGACACGAGTCTCATCATCGTGCTGCAGGCCAGAAAAGATGCCTATGTCCCTCGGACAGGAGTCCTCAGCCTGCAGGAAATTTGGCCCGGATGTGAAGTTCGTTTTCTGAATGGAGGACATATCAGCGCTTATCTGTTCAAACAAAGCGTCTTCAG GCAGGCCATATATGATGCATTCAACAGATTCTGCCAGAAATATCCTAACATGGTATAA
- the LOC133647933 gene encoding uncharacterized protein LOC133647933 isoform X2 translates to MKQPQPPHLKENEEVPWCPNIKEEEEKPQLPHIKEEQEERCISQEGERFEGLDEFPVICVIVKNEDEIKGEIEERDVEPPSSSSTNHMTREADGDHCEGTQANNLLAPLSESEDTTSHSSDTDDENSKAGNAPLSREQNEVKRQTKHQQPLHIFCPFEICGCTPRRLALTLCDAD, encoded by the exons ATGAAGCAACCACAGCCCCCCCACCTTAAAGAGAATGAGGAGGTGCCATGGTGCCccaacattaaagaggaagaggagaagcCACAACTCCCCCACATCAAAGAGGAACAAGAGGAACGctgcatcagtcaggagggagagcgtTTTGAAGGGTTGGACGAGTTCCCAGTAATTTGTGTCATTGTGAAGAATGAAGACGAGATCAAAGGTGAAATTGAGGAGAGAGATGTGGAGCCTCCAAGCAGTAGCTCAACTAATCACATGACaagagaagctgatggagaccactgtgaaGGAACTCAAGCAAACAACCTCCTAGCTCCACTATCAGAGAGCGAGGACACAACATCACACTcttctgacactgatgatgagaACTCTAAAGCGG GTAATGCTCCATTGTCCAGAGAACAGAATGAAGTAAAACGTCAAACAAAGCATCAGCAGCCTCTCCATATTTTCTGTCCTTTTGAAATTTGTGGCTGCACGCCACGGAGGCTGGCTCTGACTTTGTGTGATGCTGACTGA
- the LOC133647933 gene encoding uncharacterized protein LOC133647933 isoform X3, whose amino-acid sequence MKQPQPPHLKENEEVPWCPNIKEEEEKPQLPHIKEEQEERCISQEGERFEGLDEFPVICVIVKNEDEIKGEIEERDVEPPSSSSTNHMTREADGDHCEGTQANNLLAPLSESEDTTSHSSDTDDENSKAELTQFWCLKGRIVSIPGCGLWTNTILTGGEEAWHSNYTCN is encoded by the exons ATGAAGCAACCACAGCCCCCCCACCTTAAAGAGAATGAGGAGGTGCCATGGTGCCccaacattaaagaggaagaggagaagcCACAACTCCCCCACATCAAAGAGGAACAAGAGGAACGctgcatcagtcaggagggagagcgtTTTGAAGGGTTGGACGAGTTCCCAGTAATTTGTGTCATTGTGAAGAATGAAGACGAGATCAAAGGTGAAATTGAGGAGAGAGATGTGGAGCCTCCAAGCAGTAGCTCAACTAATCACATGACaagagaagctgatggagaccactgtgaaGGAACTCAAGCAAACAACCTCCTAGCTCCACTATCAGAGAGCGAGGACACAACATCACACTcttctgacactgatgatgagaACTCTAAAGCGG aACTAACTCAGTTTTGGTGTTTgaagggcaggattgtgtcgatcccTGGCTGTGGGCTGTGGACAAATACTATTTTAACTGGTGGCGAGGAGGCTTGGCACTCCAATTATACTTGCAActaa
- the LOC133647933 gene encoding gastrula zinc finger protein XlCGF57.1-like isoform X1, with amino-acid sequence MKQPQPPHLKENEEVPWCPNIKEEEEKPQLPHIKEEQEERCISQEGERFEGLDEFPVICVIVKNEDEIKGEIEERDVEPPSSSSTNHMTREADGDHCEGTQANNLLAPLSESEDTTSHSSDTDDENSKAGMTCHSDNTHFKCAHCDKTFNFHSDLKTHMRKHTGEKPFKCSVCGRRFTRKGSLTTHMRIHTGEKPFLCSVCGTSFTRKGNLTTHMRTHTGEKSFVCSVCGKSFTLKGTLTTHMKIHTGEKLFKCSSRNESFIEKGNLARHMTKHSDKPFSCSVCNKSFSGRGILVTHMRIHTGDRPFICSVCGKGFTHKGNLTTHTKIHTGEKLFICSVCGISCVQKVHLKEHMRTHTGEKPFVCSVCGKSYTQRGTLTTHMKIHNAVKPFSCSSCNEHFSEEKDLVRHMRIHTGENQFICSVCGKGFGRKPQLKRHMRIHTGEKPFSCSSCNKSFSERTNLLTHMRLHTGEKPFICSICGKSFIQKISLTTHTRLFHVQAAAKASVI; translated from the coding sequence ATGAAGCAACCACAGCCCCCCCACCTTAAAGAGAATGAGGAGGTGCCATGGTGCCccaacattaaagaggaagaggagaagcCACAACTCCCCCACATCAAAGAGGAACAAGAGGAACGctgcatcagtcaggagggagagcgtTTTGAAGGGTTGGACGAGTTCCCAGTAATTTGTGTCATTGTGAAGAATGAAGACGAGATCAAAGGTGAAATTGAGGAGAGAGATGTGGAGCCTCCAAGCAGTAGCTCAACTAATCACATGACaagagaagctgatggagaccactgtgaaGGAACTCAAGCAAACAACCTCCTAGCTCCACTATCAGAGAGCGAGGACACAACATCACACTcttctgacactgatgatgagaACTCTAAAGCGGGTATGACATGTCATAGtgacaacacacactttaaatgtgctcactgtgacaaaacctttaatTTCCATTCTGACctaaaaacacacatgagaaaacacacaggagagaaaccaTTCAAATGCTCGGTTTGCGGGAGACGTTTCActcgtaaaggatctttgacaacacacatgagaatacacaccggagaaaaaccattCCTGTGCTCAGTTTGCGGGACGAGTTTCACACGCAAGGGAAATTTGacaacacacatgagaacacacacaggtgagaaatcGTTCGTATGCTCAGTTTGTGGGAAAAGTTTCACTCTCAAAGGAACATTGACAAcacacatgaaaatacacactggtgagaaacTTTTTAAATGCTCAAGCAGGAACGAAAGTTTTATTGAAAAAGGAAACCTTGCCAGGCACATGACAAAACACTCCGATAAACCTTTTTCGTGTTCAGTATGCAACAAAAGCTTCAGTGGACGAGGAATCCTTGtgacacacatgagaatacacactggcgaTAGACCATTCATATGCTCAGTTTGTGGCAAAGGCTTCACTCATAAAGGAAATTtgacaacacacacaaaaatacatactggagagaaactgtttatctGTTCAGTATGTGGTATAAGTTGTGTACAAAAAGTTCAtttgaaagaacacatgagaacgcacacaggtgagaaacctttcGTATGTTCAGTATGTGGTAAAAGTTACACACAGAGAGGAACTTTGACCACACACATGAAAATACACAACGCTgtgaaacctttttcatgttcaagctGCAACGAACACTTTAGTGAAGAAAAAGACCTTGtaagacacatgagaatacacactggagaaaatcaATTCATATGCTCCGTTTGCGGTAAAGGTTTCGGTCGGAAACCTCagttgaaaagacacatgagaatacacacgggGGAAAAGCCTTTTTCGTGTTCAAGCTGCAATAAAAGTTTCAGTGAACGCACAAACCTTTTAACACACATGAGACtacacactggtgagaaaccATTTATATGCTCAATTTGTGGTAAAAGTTTCATTCAGAAAATAAGTTTGACAACACACACAAGACTTTTTCATGTTCAAGCTGCAGCAAAAGCATCAGTGATCTAG